In Rutidosis leptorrhynchoides isolate AG116_Rl617_1_P2 chromosome 6, CSIRO_AGI_Rlap_v1, whole genome shotgun sequence, the DNA window aaatgtagaacatataggtagtcgaacaaaaaatttgatattcgaacaaaaaatggttttttttggaaaaaaaaaaaaatttgttcgacaattaattttttgttcgtccgtgttttgtaTTTTTCTCGAATTTAAGTGTATTTAGGTGttttttggagttcctagagttctcacactaaaaaagttctcactggatcctctccatatatatatatatatatatatatatatatatatatatatatatatatatatatatatatatatatatatatatatatatatatatatatatatatagtggtaggatcaagagggaagtaaccattcggggggaaacggggggaagcaaaaactttttttttttcgttttttgaaaaaactttgttcacgaacattatagatgagatgaaaatataaacatttagtagagacactttgtgataaatgtttttattttggcgggaaaacgctcgaagaagtaatatataacaattatcgtgtttttcgagcgtattttgagattttagctataggggtttagatatttgggtttagatattagggtttatatggtttagatattagggtttagaaatttagggtttagggtttagatttaggatttagattgagtttttaacacgaacggtttagagtttagggtttagggtttagggtttagggaccaaaccctaaaccctaaaccctaaactctaaaccgggctaaattttacttcacaaaacatgaagaaaaaaaacgttcatattcttcacgaacaatattatcttgaatgttatttttgacgatcgttttcccgcctaaataataacattcatcacgaagtgtctcttcaaaatgttcatatttttgtgtgatcttgatgccggaaaaaaaaaattaaaaaaaaaacgaaaaaaaaattttttttgcttcccccgcttcccccgattggttacttccccattgatcctgccccctatatatatatatatatatatatgacttctaacaCATTACacatttatatttttaggctgaaatCATTTGATCTTCACCATAAAACATGTCATGTTCACCCGGTTACAAAATGTTTCAAGCTCTACCATTCGTGTTTTCAGGAAATACGAAAAGAATCAATATCGGATTCATAGTTGGTCCAGTATTAGTTGTGTTAGCTGTGATCTCAATGATAATCCTCTACTTTATTTTGCGACCACGCCATAAATTGAAGCGGGATACAGGTCAACATATTATCCTTTTGCTATTATTTTATCGATTAATCTTATAGATATACATGTAAATCGCATCAACTGCAGACAAAGAATATACGACGTGATCATTTAAACCCGAGTACTTAATGATCAAAGAGTTTTATGAATATGATAAGTTAAACAAATCTACGTCTATATATAGGATTTAACTAATTGTTTTTATTGCATACGAACTAGTTAATCTGATAGGTTGGACTTAAAGTAAGAATAAAGTTGTGATGGTGAAAATTATGAAGCAGCCACCCGTTCCTAGGAAAAATCCCACAAATACTCTAAACAATAGGTCCATTTGTACCGGACATTCAACTGGGGTTTGGTGATGATTCACACTACAAAGAATACTGCCTTTTGTGGCGAGATTTTTCTCCTTATAAACCCCCCTATCTCGCCGTAAGTTGTTGCGGCAAGATATGGCCACCTGAAGGTTGACTCCAAAAGTTTGCCGTCATAACTCTTTTGCCACAGTTTTTGCGGCGTGTTTGAGTGGGTCACACTTGTTCTTTGAAAAGGAAAAACAAAGTAAAAAACACTTTGCGCGTCGCTTTATGGCGGCGCTTTGCGTCGCATAtaaaaaactatttttttattttttgctcTTAACACTTTCGGCGTCACTTTTTGGAGGCGCTTTGCGTCGGAAATAAAAAACCAACTTTTTTATGTTTTGCTCGGACCAATTTTGGGCGTCGTTCTTTAGTGACGAAAACCATTGTTCTTGCGTCAACCTTTTGAGGCGAGACTCGCCGCAAAAAGGTACTGTAAGCAAACAACATTTTGCTGCATTTGCATCTGCGCGCCCAGAATTCTGGGCTTTCTTCCCAACCTTTTTTTGAGTGTGAAATAGTTAATCTGATAGGTTGAATGTGAACAGTAGGTTCGATTGTACCAGAGATTCAAGTAGGGTCCGGTGACAATTCACCCGAAGTAAGTAAGTATGATCGGGAAGATGACGACACGGGGGAGATGAATTCATTCAATCTAAGAACAATATTGGCTGCTACCAACAACTTTTCAATAGATAATAAGCTCGGAGAAGGTGGTTTTGGTCCCGTTTACAAGGTAACAAACAGACTATAACTAAACACGATCATTAAATATAACTTATATTACTTCATTCTATAAACAATGTAGATTTTGCACAGTGACGAGTCTACAATATAACCTGTGGGGTTTCATGACCCCGCTAGACTGGATTTTAGTAGCGAGTCTACATTATAACGAATGGGGTCCGGTGACCCCACTAGTTTGGAAATTTTTTAACGAAGTACTTTTCAGTGTATATGACACCAACAAATTTGACCACATGACCCCATATAATTTTAGGATTTTAGTTTTTTGGAGGTAAACAACCTTTAAAGTACCTTTCAGTTATAATTAGTTGTGAAATTTATTTTAGGACCCTTTGAATTTTGAGATTCTGGATTTGCCACTCATTTTGcacaatttcattattattaataggatgGAAATGAAATAGCTGTAAAACGGCTATCTGGAAACTCTTGGCAAGGTCTTGCGGAGTTTAAGACCGAAGTACAATTAATTATAAAACTTCAGCACAAGAATTTGGTTCGCCTTTTGGGTTACTGTGAAAAAGGATCCGAACGGCTTCTCATCTACGAGTATGTGGTTAACAGTAGTCTCGATACCTTTCTTTTTGGTTAGTCTTTGTTCTTTCATCACAAGAATATTTCGTTATATATGTCTCTCATAGAGCTTTAATTAAACCATAGAGTTTACTTAAACCACCAAAAGATAGCTTGGCGGTTGGGCCCTTGAACTCCTTGAGGGAGGTTGCAAGTTCAAATGTTGGGGTGGCCAGTGAAGGTTTGAGAAACAATTACGGATTATTCTTGATAGGTCGTGTACAAATCAGAATTCAAAATACTCGCCCTCCTGGATAACCTGAACAAGAAAAATGTCACAACTTACATATTAGAGCTTTACTTAATTCAATCGTTATAACTATAATGTCATAGATAGAGTAAAGAGTTGGACTGGCGTAAGCGAACCAATATTGTCACTGGCATTGCAAAGGGACTGCGTTACCTACATGAAGACTCGCGGCTCAAAATCATTCATCGGGACATGAAGGCGGGCAATATTCTTTTGGACGATGAGATGAACTCAAGAATTTCAGATTTTGGCACTGCTAGAATTTTTGAAGGCAAACAGATGGAAGCCGCTACCATGAGAATTGTTGGAACACAGTAAGTTACAAATATGTTTAAGCATGTAAATTAACCCTTTTTACTACTAATTTCTGAGGTCACTTAACGCTTGCGACAGTGGATACATGGCACCAGAGTATGCAATGGAAGGACTATTCTTGACCGCATCAGATGTCTACAGTTTCGGTGTGTTATTGTTAGAAATCATTTCAGGGCAACGTAACAACAAATTTATTTACAATGAGCAGCCCCAAACTTCCTCACAACAGTAAGCATATCACGATTTCTACATAGATTTATATAACTTTTAGAGTATGTTGTCTATAGaacatttaaattttttttaatagtCTGATTATTGAAAGGCTTGGTGCTTGTGGCAAGATAACAAAGGAGTAGAGTTGATAGATCATTTCCTAATTCAAGAGTGTCCAATTAACAACGCTCTTAGATGGATTAATATCGCGTTGTTATGTGTTCAAGAAGACCCTCAAGACCGTCCACCCATGTCAGCAGTTGTTGTCATGCTCGAAGGTCTGTGGTCTGCGAAACTCCCCACACCATCAGAACCTCCGACGTCCTTTGCCAGATCTACAGCTTCTGAACAAACTAATTCCACAACCACAGGTAGTGCAAGTGAACACGTATCTATCAATCTAACTAGGTGGTTCGACCACTAGTTTTTGTTAAGTAAACAACATATGCTTTTTGATTCGTGAGATTATTTTACTTTCTGTGTATTTTATTCAACGTTAAAATGTTTGAAAATTGTAACAAATAATAAGTAATTGAATTGGCCCTTTGTTGATTGAATTGATGAAACTAAATTTATAAACTAATATAATAAACACTACAataattgtttatatattataCCTCGATCACGACCCAAAGTTCATCTCTTTCATTATTCAACAATTGCTTCCAAGTACTCTTACCAATTGAAACCTTTCTCTTTGTCACCACACCGCAGTAATTCACAAAGGTAGTTTGGTTAGGTCCAATTGGTTGACCTATGTCATTGAACTCAATTGCCCTTACTCCTTTCGCTTGGTTAAAGTGGTTATGCCTCTAGTTCCATTTGGTTCTTCTAGATCTAATTCAAGATCAATACCATCAAATTCATTCTCATCTCTTTCATCTCCAAAGTCAATATTGTTGTCAAAATCATCATCTCTTTCATCTCCAGAGTCAATAGAGTTGTTTTCAATATTGTTGTTTAAATCCAGAAACATATATAAACACAGATTATAAACATATATAAGCAATATAAACAATAAACATCAATGTTATATAAAAGCAGTAGCAACACTAGCATATAAGCAGTAGCAATAAACATGCTACATGTATAGTTTATGTTTACTCTCTTTTATGCAGTAGCAAAAGCAGCATATAATAAGCAGTAGCAACACTAGCAGGTCATATAAAAAAGTTGTAACCATTACAGTTTCAACACATTACAGTTTCAACATAATACAGTTAAATACTTGTCTGTAATACTTATTATTAAGTGCATAGCAGCATACAATCTTTTCAAACACAATTAAGTGCATAACAGCATACCATTCAAAAAAGCACATAACAAAAGGTAACTACTTCAACCCATTTATATGGAGAAAAAAACATCATAACAGGCTGTTTTTGTATGACAACGAATAAAACAGTTGAGGTATAAAGTATAAACAAAGTAGCTAAATGAAAGGGTTAACTGGTCAACATTAGTACAATCCTCGAATGGTGAATTTTAAGATGCAATGACGTGAAGAATTTTAGTTGAAAGCAAATTGGCACTTTTAAGTGCATTTGTCATTGTTAGTTTCATTGATCATATTGACATCTTTATAATACCTACTCAAAATTGTCAACTAAataccaaactaaaatttaattgataATCATAAGAAATAACGATAAATAATAAATAACTGTTTAAATTGGAGTTTAAAAGTATCATTAGAAGACATAAAACGAAGACACGGTTAAATAAGATAAACATGAATAATAATCCAATTACCTCGGTTCATGTAAGATCCTCGAAACCTTTTTAAGAACGTCCTCCATTATCAACACGAATTCTTAAAGCTGACTACTGTTAGTGACACATAAAGTGACTATCCACTGAGCATTTTTTTAGTGATACTGTCTAACTGTTTGCAGCTAAAATTAAAGGGCTGCAATTTAGGCACTAAGATATTAAGTCATTAATATGCAATGAAATGTATCAAATACTTTAACCTGAATGAAGATAACATGAAATTCTTACCATAATAGAGAGAATGTCGATAATACACATAACCCGCTATTTTTCAATATCTGGAGGCTATTTCAATGAAAAGATGGCAACAAATATCAATGGATGGCACACATATTGTACCTGCAAAAAATATACATTACTATCACTATTTGAAAATCCATACAGTTTCAATGGACCTTCTTGGTTAGAAGTCATTATTTGACTAAATCTGTTTAGCATCAATCATATAGAAATAATAGTTGTAATAACAGACGATTAAACTGAACAACATATATATACAGAGAACTTGTACATGAATCATAATACAACAAACGATGTTGAAATCGAATATAGTAAAAGAATTAAAATGGATACAAACATTTCAAAATTATAAACCCTAACTAATGAATATAATAAAAGGATTCAAATTCGAGACGAAAAATTCAGATTTATAACACTGATATGAAACACGAACAGCGTTTCAATTAAAAATATAGGGCACGAGATGCTTCAAAAAAATTGACGCAAAATTCATATCGTTTCAATGGAAGATGAaagagtattagggttagggttcatCGTTGTTACATGACTGGTATTGAAAGAGTATTAGGGGATGCACAAGATGGGGAATAGAGTTTCGCGCGCTAAATGTTTCATTGTTAGACCATTTCTAACAGTCAAGTGGTAGTCAAAAAGTGCAACTGTGATTTAGCAATGTCATTTTATAACTATTGTGTCTGTTATAATACATCAATTGTTAAAGTACAAGTCAAGAAATGGTGGCTAACAATTTTATATAATTCACAAAAGTCAAATATGTAACACTATTTGTAGTATAAATATGCATCAATATGTACAAGATAAACACACCATTCTAATATACTTACAACAAGTATTatatttctttctctccattatcatctttgttcttacacttcattattagtattcttaatcaagaatcaaaccactaaaggtagttataagcctactgaattataacacgttatcagcacgaagtgctccgtataatcaaggtttatctaagtaagcacgagtcactaatcaaggcaagtgttcaagtccggcagtacgctgt includes these proteins:
- the LOC139855124 gene encoding cysteine-rich receptor-like protein kinase 25, giving the protein MNFPLSSLFLSILICNIHIITCQTDFWDYQCGFTGDYTPDSDYKLALDSVLSSSFLLTNNGFGFYNSSFGQVKAAAFCRGDIEPESCWRCVDDATREIRKVCPNQMEAVGWYPKCFIRYSNRIMPNRGIYYYNLEDIVDAGYDRWNQTVVMFLETLRMEAARGGQLRKYASANVTESILITIYGFMQCTPDFSETDCDQCLVYGTSLVREYPKSLGVSFYTPNCIIDYQIEPFFNSTWFPPARVQSPGTTPFLALSPSSDTDVFSAVPSGSIVPEIQVGSGDNSPEVSKYDREDDDTGEMNSFNLRTILAATNNFSIDNKLGEGGFGPVYKDGNEIAVKRLSGNSWQGLAEFKTEVQLIIKLQHKNLVRLLGYCEKGSERLLIYEYVVNSSLDTFLFDSLAVGPLNSLREVASSNVGVASEGLRNNYGLFLIGRSKELDWRKRTNIVTGIAKGLRYLHEDSRLKIIHRDMKAGNILLDDEMNSRISDFGTARIFEGKQMEAATMRIVGTHGYMAPEYAMEGLFLTASDVYSFGVLLLEIISGQRNNKFIYNEQPQTSSQQWINIALLCVQEDPQDRPPMSAVVVMLEGLWSAKLPTPSEPPTSFARSTASEQTNSTTTGSASEHVSINLTRWFDH